In Streptomyces sp. NBC_01381, the sequence TGTCGGCCGCCTCATAGAAGTCGCCGCCGATCCGGGCCTGCTCTTGGGCCGCCAGATACAGCGACTCGATCTCGATGTCCTCGAAGCGGCGAGGCAAGGGGCGCAGCAGTACCTTCTGGGCCGCGTCGGCGACGAGCCGGACCTGGAAGAGGATCTCCTCCCGCTGGAGTCGGACATGGCTTGCGTATGCAGCCGCCAAGGTGACTGCGACGATCGCGGCCGCCGTGTATTGCGTACCAAGGTCGGCGTAGAAGAAGCTCAGGCTGATCATGACCAGCAGGCAGAACGCCCCCAACAGGATCGTGGGAAGCACGGGCCACATCGCGGCGGCGAGGGCGGGGGCGGCGGGCAGAAGGCGGCTGAAGGCGATCTGCCTCGGTGTGGAGAACGCCAGGCCGGCGATGAGGACGGTAAGGATTATCGGTGACAGATGGGCAGCGGCCCACCTGTCGCCGTAGGGCGGACGCCGGCGTCGCAGCCGTCCGATCGCGATCACAAAATGCATCATATCGGTCGAAGCGGGCATTTATCCCTGCTGGAGTATGCACTCGTGTGCGGTGGATCCCGCCGACCAGGGTGCCGCAGTGGCCGGAATGGCAGAGGTCGTGGGATGCAGGCTTGAGCAGTCGCCCAAGGTCTGGCCGGGTGGGGATCACTTCTCGGGCGGGCCCTGGCCCCTTCGGATCGCCAGTGCTAGAAAGGTTGCATGGCGAGTCTTTTCGCCCGTTTTCGTCGCCTATTGCTCAGGCCACTTGTCAGCAAGAGTCCGCGAAGCGTAGCCGGGCAGGTGTTCGTGCTCCAGGTGGCCGTGGTAGTGCTGCTCGTGGCCTGCGCCGTCATCGCCCTCGTCCTGCAGTCCGAGCGGGACACCAAAGACGAGGCCAAGCGCCGTTCTGTAGCCGTGGCGCAGACCTTCGCGCACTCTCCCGGTGTCCTGGCGGCACTGCAGAGCCCCGACCCGACCAAGATTCTCCAGCCGCTCACCGAGGTGGGGCGCAAGGCCGCCGGCGTCGACTTCATCGTGGTCATGGACACCAAGGGCATCCGCTACACCCACCCCCTGCCGGACCTGATCGGCAAGCGGTTCGTGGGCACCATCGGACCGTCGCTGGCAGGGGAGGTCTACACGGAAAGCGTCCACGGCCCGCTCGGCCAAGAGGTGCAGGCCACCGTCCCCGTCGAGAACGCCGACAGCAAGGTGGTGGCCCTCGTCTCCGCCGGGCTGAAGGTCAAGAACGTGACCAATCAGGTGGACCGGCAACTACCGATCATCCTGGGCGCCGGGGCCGGGGCGCTCGCGGTGGCCACCGGCGGGACGGCGCTGGTGGGCAGGCGGCTGCGACGGCAGACCCACAGCCTGGCCCCGGACGAGATGACCCGCATGTACGAGCACCATGACGCGGTACTGCATTCCGTGCGCGAAGGGGTGCTCATCGTCGCCGGCAACGGACGGCTGCTGCTGGCGAACGACGAGGCCAAACGGCTGCTGGAGCTGCCCCCGGACGTCGAGGGGCGGCTCGTGTCGGAACTGTCGAGCCTCGATCCCGAGACGGTGGCTCTGCTCGTCTCCGGACGCGAGGTCACCGACGAGGTGCACTTCGCCGGAGAGCGGCTCCTCGCGGTCAACCAGCGGCCGACGGATCGCGGCGGAGGCCCCGAGGGAACGGTGGTGACGCTGCGTGACTCCACCGAGCTGCAGGCCGTGACCGGCAAGGCCGAGATCGCACGGGAACGGCTCAAGCTGCTGTACGACGCCGGACTCGGCATCGGCACCACCCTGGACGTGCGTGGCACCGCCGAGGAGCTGGCACAGGTCGCCGTCCCTCGCTTCGCCGACTTCGTCACCGTGGACCTGGTCGACGCCGTGCTGCAGGGCGAGGAGCCGGCCTCCGCCACACCGGTCATGCGACGCACGGCCGTGTGCGGCATCCGGGACGACCATCCGCTCTATGAAAAGGGCCGGCTGATCGACTTTCTGCCCTCCACGCCCCAGGCGCGCGGCTACGGCAGCGGCCACTCCGAGCTGGTGGCCGACCTGTCGACCGCCACGGGCTGGCACGCACAGGACCCGGAGCGCACCAGGGAGATCATCGACTACGGCATCCGTTCCCTCATCGCCGCCCCGATCCAGGCCCGCGGCGTCGTATTGGGCATGGCCAACTTCTGGCGCTCCGAGCAGCGCGAGCCCTTCGACGAGGAGGAGCTGTCGCTGGCGGAGGAACTGGTGGCCCGTGCCGCGGTCGGCATCGACAACGCCCGCCGCTACACCCGCGAACACGCCGTGGCGGTGACCCTCCAGCGCAGCCTGCTGCCGCGGGCCCTGCCCGAGCAGAGCGCCCTCGACATCGGCTACCGCTACCTCCCCGCCCAGTCGGGCGTGAGCGGAGACTGGTTCGATGTGATTCCCCTGCCGGGGAGCCGGGTGGCGCTGGTCGTCGGCGATGTGGTCGGCCACGGCCTCCACGCGGCCGCCACGATGGGGCGGCTGCGGACCGCGGTGCACAATTTCTCCACACTCGATCTGCCGCCCGACGAGCTGCTGAGCCACTTGGACGACCTGGTCGGCCGGATCGACCAGGACGAGGTGGGTACGGACGGTGCCGCGGGCGTCGTGGGGGCCACCTGCCTGTACGCGATCTACGACCCCGTGACGCGTCGCTGCGTCATGGCGCGTGCGGGGCACCTGGCGCCCGCACTCGTCCACCCCGACGGCACCGTCACCTTTGCGGACCTGCCGACCGGGCCTCCTCTCGGCCTCGGCGGCATGCCGTTCCGGACCGCCGAGCTGGAGCTCGAGGAGGGCGCCCAGCTCGTCCTCTACACCGACGGCCTCATCGAGGACCGCAGGCGCGACCTGGACGTGGGAATGGAACTGCTGCGTGATGCGCTGGCGGGCCACCCTGACCGTTCGCCCGAGGAGAGCTGCCAGGCCGTGCTGGACGAGCTGCTGCCCGGGCGTCCCCAGGACGACGTCGCCCTGCTCATCGCCCGCACCCGGGGACTGCCGTCCGACCGGATCGCCGACTGGGATGTGCCGCTCGACCCGGCCGCCGTCGCGGGGATGCGCGACGCCGTGTCCCGAAGGCTCGACGAGTGGGGCCTGTCCGAGCTCGGCTTCAGCATGGAACTCGTCCTGAGCGAGCTCATCACCAACGCCATCCGCTACGGCTCCGAGCCGATCCACGTACGGCTGATCCACGACCGCACGCTGATCTGCGAGGTGGCCGACGGCAGCAGCACCTCGCCGCATCTGCGGTACGCCGCGACGACGGACGAGGGAGGCCGGGGCCTGTTTCTGGTGTCGCAGATAGCCGAGCGCTGGGGGACCCGGTACACCCCCCAGGGCAAGGTGATCTGGGCCGAACAGACACTGCCGGGGGCCATGGCACATTGACGGTGAACGCGATCCAGTACCAGAACCGAACCGGCTGCCGTCACGGCGGGCCATGGTCCGGGCGTTCCCCGATCGGGGCCCGATCGGCCCCTGCCCCGGGCAGCCCGGCGGTGGGAGCGTGACACAAAAGCGCACTCGGAGGGCCCACGCCCACAGTCCGGACCGTGCCAACACGCCGGTCACGAGAAGGAGTTGCTCATGACCATCCGTGTGGGGATCAACGGCTGCGGCCGTATCGGCCGCATCCGTCTGCGCGTAGCCCTGGGCAGGCGCGAGAGCGACGCCATCGAGGGGGTCGCGGTCAACGACATCGCCCCGCCCGCGACCCCGGCGCACCTGCTCGAGTACGACTCCACGTACGGCAGGGTGCGGGCGGACATCTCGCACGACGACACGTACGAGCCGGACCGGCATCATGTGGTCTCCGCGGCCTCCTGCACCACCAACTGCGTAGTGCCGATGGTCAGTGTGCTTCACGATGGCCGTTCGGCCGCGCTGAGCATCATCCCGACCAGTACAGGCGCCGCGCGCGCCGTCGGTCAGGTCGTGCCGGAACTCGACGGCGTGCTCGACGGCCTCGCGGTCCGCGTGCCGGTCGAGGACGGATCGCTCACCGATCTGACGGTGGTGCTGCGGCGCGAGGCCACCGCCGAGCAGGTCAACGCCGCGTTCGAGGAGGCGGGTCTGGTCAAGGCGTTCGGCTGGTACGACAACGAATGGGCGTACTGCCAAAGGTTGTCGGACCTGACCACCTACGTAGCCGCGCGCCTGTGATCCCGGCCGCACTGCGGGGCGTACGGGGAGTCGTCCTGGACACCGACGGGGTGATCACCGACTCGGCGCGGGTGCACGCCGATGCATGGAAACGGGCTTTTGACGCGTTCCTGGTGGAGCATCTGCCCGAACTGCCCGAACAGCGACGGCCGTTCGACGTACGCGAGGACTATCTCCGGTATGTCGACGGCAAGTCGCGTCTCGACGGGGCCGCGTCCTTCCTTGCCTCGCGCGGGCTGCGGTTGCCCGCCGAGACGGTGGAGGCGGTGGCCGCGGACAAGGAGTGCCGCTATGTCGAGCAGCTGCGCAAGGGCCATATCGACGCCTACCCGGGCACCGTCCGCCTGCTGCGTGACCTGCGTGCCGAAGGCATTCCGCTCGCGGCGGCCTCCGCCTCCCGGCACGCCCGCGAACTCCTCCTGCACGCAGAGGTGTTGTCGCTGTTCGATGCGCTCGTCGACGGCGCCGAGGCGGCCCGGCTCGGACTGCCCGGGAAGCCGGATCCCGCGCTGTTCCAGGAGGCGGCTCGCCGCCTCGGTGTGCCGGCGGCGGATGCCGCCGTCGTAGAGGACGCGTTGGCCGGTGTCGAGGCCGGGCGGCGTGGCGGGTTCCGTGTGGTGATCGGCGTGGACAGGAACGCGGCGGCCGGCACCAGGGCGGCTCTGCTGCGGCACAGTGCGGACATCGTTGTGGACGACCTCGGGGAACTTCTGGAC encodes:
- a CDS encoding glyceraldehyde 3-phosphate dehydrogenase NAD-binding domain-containing protein — its product is MTIRVGINGCGRIGRIRLRVALGRRESDAIEGVAVNDIAPPATPAHLLEYDSTYGRVRADISHDDTYEPDRHHVVSAASCTTNCVVPMVSVLHDGRSAALSIIPTSTGAARAVGQVVPELDGVLDGLAVRVPVEDGSLTDLTVVLRREATAEQVNAAFEEAGLVKAFGWYDNEWAYCQRLSDLTTYVAARL
- a CDS encoding SpoIIE family protein phosphatase translates to MASLFARFRRLLLRPLVSKSPRSVAGQVFVLQVAVVVLLVACAVIALVLQSERDTKDEAKRRSVAVAQTFAHSPGVLAALQSPDPTKILQPLTEVGRKAAGVDFIVVMDTKGIRYTHPLPDLIGKRFVGTIGPSLAGEVYTESVHGPLGQEVQATVPVENADSKVVALVSAGLKVKNVTNQVDRQLPIILGAGAGALAVATGGTALVGRRLRRQTHSLAPDEMTRMYEHHDAVLHSVREGVLIVAGNGRLLLANDEAKRLLELPPDVEGRLVSELSSLDPETVALLVSGREVTDEVHFAGERLLAVNQRPTDRGGGPEGTVVTLRDSTELQAVTGKAEIARERLKLLYDAGLGIGTTLDVRGTAEELAQVAVPRFADFVTVDLVDAVLQGEEPASATPVMRRTAVCGIRDDHPLYEKGRLIDFLPSTPQARGYGSGHSELVADLSTATGWHAQDPERTREIIDYGIRSLIAAPIQARGVVLGMANFWRSEQREPFDEEELSLAEELVARAAVGIDNARRYTREHAVAVTLQRSLLPRALPEQSALDIGYRYLPAQSGVSGDWFDVIPLPGSRVALVVGDVVGHGLHAAATMGRLRTAVHNFSTLDLPPDELLSHLDDLVGRIDQDEVGTDGAAGVVGATCLYAIYDPVTRRCVMARAGHLAPALVHPDGTVTFADLPTGPPLGLGGMPFRTAELELEEGAQLVLYTDGLIEDRRRDLDVGMELLRDALAGHPDRSPEESCQAVLDELLPGRPQDDVALLIARTRGLPSDRIADWDVPLDPAAVAGMRDAVSRRLDEWGLSELGFSMELVLSELITNAIRYGSEPIHVRLIHDRTLICEVADGSSTSPHLRYAATTDEGGRGLFLVSQIAERWGTRYTPQGKVIWAEQTLPGAMAH
- a CDS encoding HAD-IA family hydrolase, with product MGVLPKVVGPDHLRSRAPVIPAALRGVRGVVLDTDGVITDSARVHADAWKRAFDAFLVEHLPELPEQRRPFDVREDYLRYVDGKSRLDGAASFLASRGLRLPAETVEAVAADKECRYVEQLRKGHIDAYPGTVRLLRDLRAEGIPLAAASASRHARELLLHAEVLSLFDALVDGAEAARLGLPGKPDPALFQEAARRLGVPAADAAVVEDALAGVEAGRRGGFRVVIGVDRNAAAGTRAALLRHSADIVVDDLGELLDGGEGP